The genomic region caaaaaattgaaaaagaaaatggatttacAGGGGTGGGGTGAGCATTCTTTCTGTGTCTAGGGTCAGAATGTCCTCTATTAGGTATGTGAAAATTTCTGTAGCTTAAAGTTATTTGGAATTTCTTTTATATGGCTACTTAACCAACTGGTTGACCaactgaatttgatttttttttggggggggggggttccgtgACCGGGaagtgaattgatttttttttttttttgccagtcctggggcttgaactcagggcttgagcactgtccctgacttcttttttgctcaaggctagcactctgccacttgagccacagcgccatttctggccttttctatatatgtggtgctgaggaatcgaacccagggcttcatgtatacgaggcaagcactcttgccactaggccatattcccagccccctgaatttgATTTGTTTTAGACATtgctttttctaaagaaaaaaatcgaTTCTGTTGTATGACTGGTGATGAGATTGTCCATTTCTATTCTCTTGATTATTGAAATGTTCTGTAGTTTGAACTTGGTATAGAACTTCAGGGCGCTGTCCTGCCTGTCTGAGAGGCACTGGAGCCCTGCTTCTTGCACATAGAACTGAAGAGAAGACTTGGTTAGAGTGTAGGCAGCCTTACAATGTTCAGTGCTGTTTTTCTGCCACCTTTAGTTCCAGAACAGAAGAGACTAAGCCTGGGGACGATGTGGCTCTAAGGGACACATACCTCAGGACATCTCTTCCCCCATAGGCCTCCAGCAGCTGGCTCGTCATCATCAAATGCTTTTGCTCCTTCCTTACTAATGCATTTTGGGGAAAAGTGTATTCAttggtcaaaaaaaaaacaggcctaAGATTTGACTACAGAGAGCGCCTCAGTTTAATGAGAGCTCCTGCTTCTCCAGTAGCTGTGTTGACAGCCAGGCTGTTGGGAGGCTCGCGTGCCTGCCCCGTGGAGGGTGGTCGCCCCGCAGCCAGGCTTCCTAGACACCCAGCGAGCGTCGGCTGCGGAGCCGCCCTGTGCTACGTGCCCGGGAGCTGGTACACAGGGCTGTGAGGGAGCAAGGAAAGCCATGCTGCACTCCAACTGGAACGGAAGTTGCAAAAACCCCTACCCCCTTGTTGCCGTTTTAACAAACAGTGATGTCAAATCTGTGTGTTTAAACAGAGGAAAAGGCAATTTTATTTGGGCCATGCCGTTTTAAGATAAATGAAAAACTGGCTTTGGCTCATTCCACACCCCTCCCTAGCTCAGTCTTAAGCTGAGCCCCACAGAGcacagcctcccccccgcccccccactcccccagctTGCTCagtttattgccagttctggtgctgtCTGCTCTGGAAAGTCACAGGAAGAGCTGATAAGGGGCTGAGGACAGAATCTCAGGTCTTATCTTTCCCTAGCACACAGTGCTGAGAGTGCGTCCTTTTCCTGTCCTCCGACAAGAGACCTAAACAGCCATGTCCTGGCGGCCAGCAGGCCTCACTCCTAGAGGAGCCAGAGAGGAGAAAGTGGGTTGCTGCTTTCTGCAGCGTTGTGTAGCACCAACTACGTGTGTGATGTCTCCCGATGGATGGACGAGCACAGGGCACACCTACACCTGTGACTTCCCAGGAAGCAGGCATGCAGAGGAAGCACTGTCAGGACCTAGGGCTGGTAATGATGGGTTGCTTTGTTTGCTCGAGTTTTGCCAAAGGACTTAAGTTTGGCCTGAAAGGATTAGGTTTGATTTTCCGTTTGTTGACAGAGCAGGCAACTGGTTTTTAGAGCTTCTGTGATAATAAGAAATTGGCACTGAGGATTCTCTCGTGTGGGAGCCAAAGAGAGAAACACCAgcttgtccctctgtccctcttacCTGTCAGACCATCTCTCAATGTCACGTAGACAGAGAGGGCAAAGAGGGGCCTGCCTTTGGCGTGGCACAGGAAGGGCCGGAGGAGGCCGTGCCTTATTTCCTCACTGTCCTCTCGGGAGCTGGAGACTCAGGTGAAGCACTGGTGTACTCTCTCATCCTGGTGCTTCCCGAAGGGCAGCCTTGCACCTCCATCGCCTGTCCCTAGAGCCTCCCAAAGGGCTCGGCTTGCAACCTCCATTGGGCAGTCCGAACTGTTGCAGAACAATTCTGAACATGGTtcaaattaatttacttttctcttaAAAGTATCTTGAGCAATAATTCTAAATATGATTTTAAAGTTCCTGTTCTCTAACGGCCTTGTTCTCTAAAGAATCTAAAAGTTTTCACTGCTGTGTTTCCTAAAAAGAGTGAGTTCAGGTTTGAGTTGTTAGTATTGTTAGGCAAAGTTTGTGTCCAGTCCTCTGTGGAGGAGAATGGCAGTGACAGAAGCCTCCAGAAGCCCCTGCTTTTGCTCTTCGATTCCAGCCCTGCCTTCTGCGGGGTGTGGAGGCTGTTCATCCTGCCTCTGGAGAGAGAGCAGGGAGAGCCAGTTGACCTAGAATCATAAAATACAGTCAATTCAGATTATTTTTAGACTTCATTGGGGGGAGTCGGCACCTCCGTTGCATTGATCACTTCTGGCTCTGAAGGAGCCTCGTTAGTCTTCTGGTGGCCAGCGCGGTGGGCGGCCCTCACCTGAGTCCTGAGCACCTTCAGGAGGCAGAAAGCTGCTCTTTTCCCAAAGGCCGCAAGACTTGACGGTGGTTCTGATGTCAGTTACTTGAGAAGCTGCCATGAGAGCCATCCTTTCAAAACCTGTTGGCGTTGGCTTTTCCTAATGAGCGGTAATTTGAGCAGCTGACTAGgcaaatgggaaagaaaagaaaacagaaaagaaacaaagtgaaCAGCTTTGTTAATATTGGCATTCGTGTGAGGAATTTGGCATTACTTGTATTTCTCTACCAAAGGCCAGTGAAGACCAAGATGCTCTGTGCTTCGCAGTTTCCCATTATCTTCTCTGAGATGTCCAGTTCATTTGTCTAAGTTTGAATTCCAAACAAAGGTCCCATGCCCAATTATTAGACGATATCTCTGAGGCACTCAGCATCATTGAGTTACTCTCAGTCACTtctacttcgtgtgtgtgtgtgtgtgtgtgcgcgtgtgcgtgtgcgtgtgtgccaatcttggggcttgaactctgggcctgggcactgagcactgtccctgagcttcttttgctcaaggctagcactctaccacttgagccacagcgccactctggccttttctgtttacgtggtactaaggaatcaaatgcagggtttcatgcatgctaggcaagcactctaccatgaagccacattcccagcccccctgtcaCTTCTCCACATAATGTTTCCCTAGACTACCTCCTTTGGCTCTTCCAAAGCCAGTTAGTAGCCTCTCCTTCTCACTGGCATTCTGCAAGAATCATACTAAGGTCCTCATGAAAGCCAAAAGCCGTCCAGTTTCATATGTGTTACAGGAGTTACCCCTTATCCAAGACCGCAGTAGGCTGATGCCTTGGATAGTGCCAGGCCTTTTCTGTCACAACCCCGCTCCTATCATGCACTGGGGTTGTAACCATTGAGTCCCAGTTCCAACACAAAAACTGGCACAAATTTCTTCTATTATCTTCACAGTTGTTGTGATTGAAGATTCATTTTATTGTGGATCTTAGCAACCTCCACATATGATTTTTCTTCTTATGAAGTTGGGAACTTTACTTTTCACTTAAGAGAAAATAGTTTGCATCTTCTCTGTATTCAGATCACCAGCAACACTGTGCTATGCCTTgacctttgtttttttcttttctttttggtcagtcatggggcttaaactctgggcctgcaggctgtccctgtgctcttcatttcaaggctagcactctaccccttgagcctcagcaccacttttggttttctggtggttaattgcagataagagtctcacagaccttcctgcccaggctggctttcaacctccatcctcagatctcagcctcctaagtagctaggattgcaggcatgagccaccagcttctggcttgAACAttattagtaaagaaaaaaatataagctggacactggtggctggagcctgtaatcctagctgctcaggaggctgagatcttaggatctggGCCAACCcagcagacaaatcctcaagattcTTCTCTCTAAGGTGtaaaaggtagagtgccagctgtgaacaaaaaagctgagtgagcacATGGGGCTCTGAATTGAAGccctagtgtacacacacacacacacacacacacacacacacacacacacacacacacactactgcaaGAGGCCTATCATGAGCTATCTACTAAAATGACTGAGACCTGAGTAGCTCACACAGTATGGAAACTGGACAAAGGGGTGATTCAGTTTCTGGGTGGGATTCAGTACAAAAGTTCATCATACTATCTGGAATGGCAGGCAGTTTAAACTTAGgaattatttctagaattttccatctATTCTTTCATATCATAATTGATTCTGAGTAACTGAAACCACGTGTTCTAGTCTTATCTTCTGCTATTATAACAGAATACTAACACTGGGTAATGATAAGGAAGAAAGGATTatctctcacagttctggaggctggaataTAGAAAGGATTATctctcacagttctagaggctgGAATATTCAATGCTCAGGTGCTAGCCAGTGTCTGATGTGGGCCTTCCTTCTGTGTCCCACACGATGGAAGACGTCTGTGGTCACGTGGCGAGAGAGTGGCCGTGAGCTCACATCTCTCTTACTCCTGTAAAGCCAGTAATCTCATCCTGGGGCCCCTCCTCACCACCCCAGTGACCCGCTTCCCACCGATGCCCTCAACATCTGaatttgaggattgagattccaGCACGAACCTAACACCATGCAAAGAGAAGCACACGCAAGTGCACACTCAGTAGATTTATCTGTTCTGCAAATGTTTAACATGATAGGCTCATCGCCGTAAATGGTCAATCCCGGTTCTAGAGAGCCCCTTCCCAGAACCTTGGCAAAGGGCTTCAAATACATGCCATAGGTTTTTGTTCCTGCTTGCCTgtgaatatacacacataatttctggctgttttccagtTTATTTGTAGCATAATTTTCATTGTATTACTATAGCCTTGATTTTCAGTATTGCACCAGGTCAAAACTTTTCTTCATTTGGTGGGGTTTTAATTTGGTTTTGGCTCCTATGTATTCACTTGTTAATGCTAAAACTGGTTGTGTCTCCAAAGCTGAGACTGTTTAGCCTAATTCCAGGCTTAACGATGAATGTCTTGAATAAGGTGCAGGACTTCACCCTTGaataactttttgtgtgtgctggtccaggcacttgaactcaggacctggtactACTATTCTTGAGCATTTTCCccccctcaaggttagcactgtaccctacttgagccacagctccacttctggctttttagtggttagttggtaataagagtctgggttggaaccacagtcctcacagatctcagcctcctgagtagctagaattagaaggcgtgaaccaccggtgcctggcttatgAGTGCACAAAATATCTCTTTGTCAGTAAAGCAGAGAATGTTTTCAATATAGAAACCACCAAGGAAGCACATGAAACCACAAAGTTCATGGGAGGTAGGGAAAGAAGTGCCGATAGGCCACACGGTGCCTGCTTCCTAGCTAGGACTGCCAAACTGCTGCCTAACCTGATGTCAGTGGCAGACCATTGAGGTGACTACCTGGAGTCAGAAGCTTTCCCAGGTTGTGTCTTCAGACCAAGATCTGACGGAGCCTGCCTTTCCCAGCCCACTGCTGGAGGCTGTGGTAGAGCCTCCATCCACTGTTCAGCTTCTCTAGCTGCCCTTATACCCTTCACGGGCCCTGCACCTCCCGCTCTCCACTCTGGTGAGAACAGCTCATTCAGTCTTTTGCCACCCCTGAGGGGTCAGTGAATCCCACAGGAAGAGGGTAATCTTCCTGTACTACGTTGCCTTATTCCAGTTGACTTTTCCCCTAGAAGGTGACTATAATAGGTGGGATTACAGCCAGAGGAAAAATGCAGATCCTTCGACTGAGCTCCTGGGGATTGCTGGGGATTATCCCACACCACACTCGCAGGGCCCTGGTAGTGGTTAGAGGAGCTGTGCACATCCCTGAGAGCGGTGTCCTCAGGATAGGAAAGCATTCTACAAAACGCTACCGCTTCCCTCGCTTCCTGCCCTCCCAAGCCCCTCTTGACACTAGAACGGCAGCCAGAACGCATGGCACTTAGTAGGCAGGAACAGCAGCAGCTCTTCCCAGCTCCCAGCCAGTCAGACGTGGTGCCTTGTGTTTTGTTGAATCCTTAACAAGCCTCATTCCTCAagagatattttttttctaaatataaataaAGTAGAAATGGTCTCAGGGAACTTACTTCCTTGGAAGCACTGATTGCAAAGCAAGTTATGTGAGCAATAATTGTTTGTATGGGTAGTAAATGAGATGATGGTCCTTAAGGAATCAGGCTGATGAGGGAAATGGCCTTGCACTTGATCTTCAAGGAATTGATGTGTGGGCCTATGGGTGAGGATCTGGAAGAACATTCTAGGCTAACAGTGAGCCATTGAATCTGTTCTACCTCTTCTGTTGGGGAATTTAAATCATTCAGGCacgttctctctccctccctccctccctccctccctccctccctccctccctccctccctccctccctccctccctccctccctccctcctgtgggtTTCAGCATTACCTTCGTTGTTCATGCAGAATTACTTTATGCTTGAACCTATTTGTTTCCAAAGCAGACAGGTGCCATTTCTGCCCCCAGGAATCCACAGAGACATACTTTGGGTTTGTCAGAACTGTTCTGCTAAGGAAGTTGAGAGATGTGTAGAATATTTTTTCAATCTGCTTTGATGCCAAGCTTTCTTAACTTTTCACAGACTGGTCCAGCACATGACGACAGACAAGCCGTTGTGGAAAGTGAGCATTCATTCATGACAAGCAATAGTGCTGGCACCATTAACCCCAGTTGCTAAACCCATTCCCCTTGAGCTCTGGGTGTCTGCTCCTTCTTTCTTGAGAGATTACTGTGGCAGCATCACAATGGGCCGTAATGTGCCAGTCAGACGGCTCCCTTCATTCTGTCCCAGCAATGGATGAGAAAGGCCAgggcaggcagaaaagttttccttttcattccAGGACCGGAACATCTGCAGGGAGTGCTCGTTGTATGTACATGGCACATCTTCTCTAAATGCCCTCTTCCTAgcttccctgtgctttttttcttgCTCTGAAAGAGACCTAATAGCAGTCTTCTGAGAATGATACGGTGAATCCTGTATGTGGACATTGTACTGGTAATCTGTCCAGTGCACACATCCTCTATGCTCCAAAGAGCTAACGCAGACTTCACAGAAGCAGAAGATTCATGTGCAGAAGCTTAGCTTGGTTGAGCCTCCAGATCAGATgctccacccaccaccaccccccaaaaaagaaaatgaaagaaaaaaagaacaaatgcccTGAGGGGACCTGAGAAAGTTAGGATGCCTAAACTTCATGTCTTCAGGACTGCTGTCTGCAAGGCTACTTTTCTTTACAttcactcttttttctttctttattgtcagtccAAATCACCAAGGATAAATTACAGAATTAAGATTCTCCCACACTAATCACATCACCTGGTATACACCCATGAGCCACTTGAAATCTATTTAATGCTAACAAGGAAATGGAGTCAAAGGCAGCAAATGGCGGAGTCCAGTGGATTTCTCCACAGAGGTACCACTCGCACAGGAGCAGAGTCCCCAGGGACATTGTCCAGTGCCAAGCCGAGAGGGGTCCTTGCCTTAGGTACGAAGTCGGACCTTCTTACTTCTTTAAGACAACCAGACTTTGTCATGCACATTTATATGCTCGTCTGGCAAATGATAGAACTCTTAAACCTGACTTCAGTTTATTATTTATATGAATTGCATACCGGAATAATATAGgggtttttcccccctcttttacACATACtattgccagatgccagtggcttatacctgtaatcttgccATTagtgatctgaagattgcagttcaaagccagctagagcaggaaagtccaagaaactcttacctacaattaaccagcaaaaagtcggaagtggaattgtggcttaactggtagaatgctagcttcgagaaaagaaaagacagtatCATTTTCTGTGGACATTTTTTCCTACATGAAACCCATGCATCAGCTGACCCATGTTCTCCCAGAAGCTGAGCAGGGAACTTTGGTCCTGAATTATAGTTGGTTGAGAAGCACTTCAGTGTTGGTCTCTCTGAGGAGAGGGTGAGAAGCAAGGCTACTAATGTGGAAGAACAAGAGCTTGGCTCCTGGCAGCGTGGAGGCAGTTGGGGTGAGAGTTTTCTGTCAAGCAACCTCTACTCTGCGGCCTGCTTGTTCTCAagcctccccagccctccttggcCTTCTGCCTTCTGCACTGCGGAGCAGCCTCTGAGGCTGGCCCCCTTGTCTTTCCAGAGATGAGTGTACATTAGCTCTGTGAGGGAAGGGAACCTTACAAGTCTCCTGATTTAACCTACATGGCTTACTACATTAGGTAACAGATCCAGAGAGACTATGGGACTTACTGAAGGGTTTCTTCCATTAGTTAACGGCAGAAATTGGTATTTACAGAAATGCTTCCTGAACCCCTAAGCTTAAGCAAAATGTCTGGCAAGATGATATGGCAAGATGAGCCGTGGCTTCCTTGGTGGTATTATATGTAGAACCATACAGTTTTCAACTTATTTAGGAActcattttactgtttttgagACTACCATTAGCAAACTGGGACATCCTCAAAGTTTACAGAGTAGAAAAAGTCACGCTTAAATGTTACGGATTTTCTTTGAGGTGGCAATGTGTAATATAAATGAGAAGGCACAATTGCTTctatttcaaaatacaaaaaaaaataactggtgTGTTGCTTTTTCAGTCTTGTTCACTTTGCGATGTAGACCAGATGTGGAAAGGAATCATTTTCTTGAGTAGATGTATGCTTTCTTCATGGCATGCTCTGCCCAAGAATAGAGGACAGAGGTTGTAATGTAGTAATGCAGTAATGCTGGTTTCCGATCTCAGGAATATGGGCTATGAGACTGGAACAGAGCCCCCGCGGGAATCAGGCTTTCCACACATTCCTCCTTTGTGGCTGCGAGCCTTGGACAGCTCTCTCCACAAGTCCCCTGGTCAGGAGGAGGCCGAGTGCTGGCACTTCCTGTTGCCTCCTGAGCGGGGTTCAGGGCCCCGACTTGCTATTCTTTACACCACTGTGGAAGTTGGTCAGAGACCAACAGTCTGAGATGACAAAGACCCATTGACTTCAACAAGTGACTCAAAAATGGTCTTGCATTGCTTATAACATTAAGTATGATCAACATCAGCCATCCCTCCGTTCCTGCAGAGAAGCTGTTCCGAGCAGGAGGAATTCAGGAGGTAATGCAGAGCAAGGTGAAGAGCAGACGATTTCACTTCATCATGAGCTCCTAACTCACAAGCCCACTCCAGAAGTCTGGCCCACCAGGGGCAGGCAGCCATGACGGCCTGTTTATAGTAGACCACCCTCCCAGTGCCCCGGCTGGGGTGACTGTGGTGTGTACCCTCCTTGAGAAGCAAGGTCTTTCTTGTCCTAGGATTGGCTAGCACCATCTTTAATTCTGCTCTGCAAAAGTTCAGCCCTTGTTTGCCATTTGAGGGACAGAAAGACAAAGCAAAGTAATGTGGGTTTTGTTTCCTCTGGCAGCTTTGGTatgggtttggttttggttttgtagaCTTCTCTTAACTACCTGATGAGAGTCCTTAAGTTAAATCCTAATCATTTAAACTTCCCAAAGCTTGATTGATCCCACATAGTCTGTATTCTGTTTTCGCAACTTGAAAACTGACTTCATGCTTTTGGTGATTTTAGTCCCAAGGCTGAAAATAAAGGACAGTGTTGACCACTGATTGACAGAGGAAATCCTGCCTTTTTTCTCTTGActgtaccggggtttgaactcaggacctcatatttGCTAGATAGTTGTTCAACCTCTTGGGCACATCCTCAGTCCTTTTGGCTCTGGTTACTTTTTAGATAGTCATGTCCTTTTTTACCTAGGGCTAGACTTGGACCATAACCTTACAATTCTGACTCCtgtatagctgagattacagacataaaccataACACCGAACCTAATAAAGAGACCCTTTAGTGAGAGCTCTATTGACCAGTGGCCACCCAAGGCTCACCATTACTGAACAGAATATTGGTTCTGCTGGAATTCAATCCCACTGGCCTGGATTTTGAGGACACTTGTGTCAGGAATATAGactgtgtttatgtgtgttgGTTTATTGTTCAGTTAGCTACACACATGGATTATTGCTAGCTTCGTTCAGAGTTGTATGTAGAGTTCTGGTCTGAAAATTGCTTTCTTTGTTTAgactcctcccgccccccccccaccctcctttccACCAAAATGCAAGGGTAGCAACTGGCTTCTTCCTGTGAGAGTGAAGGAGTGTTAGGGGAGAGGCCAGATAAGTATGAAAACTGGAGAATGGGTGTTATTATTGAATGACCGGAATCTGTAGGAGCTGACTTTACTTAAagcatatttctcttttttttcaactTGAAGGTATTTCCTTTTTCACACACTCATTTTTCCTTGCTGGATGCCCAACAGGTCACAGCCCATATGAGAATACCAGCATTTCATGATTTACCCCCCTTTATTTAGGGTTAggtatttcctctcccttccccagcttTACAGCTCaatattcaaaattaaaatttattctcAATCCCAGCGTTTACTTTTCAGTAATCTCACACTTCTAGGGACTTAACGAAGAGCATTGAGTGTCTAGTCTGTGTTGGAGTAGGGATGGACTGACTCTCTcgctgcccctcctccccagccaagGAAAGGAGCAGGTGACCCTGCCCTTGAGGGCGTTCGACTGCTCCAGGAACACCTGCCAGAGATTGCCCACTGCACAGCAGTAGCaagcctcccaccccctccccaaccctgGGGCTCCAGTTTGGAATTGTCTGTCTTCCTCTCGGGGAGAAACTCTTAGGACATCTGAGTTTCTGGATCAACACACAACGCCTGTGGACTCCATAGTGGATCcaaaatctgtttcttacaaaatTATAACACTCCTGAACCTCGGTGTGCCTGGTTTCTATGGGAGAGTCTAGAGCTAACTGCCATTTGTAGCATTGCTCCTAAGGTGCCAGCTAGACAACCTGCCAGCTAGCGACCCACGTTACCTTCTGTCCGTTCAGCCCCTGCCCGAGGGCGTGGCCACCGTGTCCTGCACTTGGCAGTTCAGGCCcagcagagaggagaaaaagagccAGGGGCACCCCAGGTCGCTCTCCTTTCCTAACTGCCGAGTTGGAGGGGCTCCCTACGGGGTCCTCAGACTGTGCGTGCGCAGGACCACTGACAGATGCATAACCTCATTGTAACTCTCATCCCCCTAGGAGGATGGCAGCGCCCCTACTCCAGATGGGAGTGagtcctccaccaccaccaccagtgcCTTCACCATCCAGGAGTATTTTGCCAAGCGGATGTCTCAGCTAAAGAACAAGCTGCAGACCCCAGCTCCAGGGCCTGGCTTTTCAGAGACGCCAGTGGAacggaaaaagggaaagaaaaccacCGAAGAGACAGCAGGTATAGACACAGAGCATGACCCCCAGCCGAAGGTCAAGCGgtctaaaaagaaaaggcttgagGAGGAGAGCCAGGGACCTGTGGCCAAGAGAAAAGACCCAGGCGAGCGGCAGCCGGGAGACCCCTCCGTGGAGGCTGCAGACTGCGCGCAGCACTCTGATGACCAGGATGCTGTCCCAAAACCCAGAAAGAAGAGCGCCAAGAAGAAGCCGCCAGAGCCACCGGAGGTGGTAGTAGATGCTGTGCTAGATGACGCGccagggagaaagaagaagaaaaagaagaaagcttccAGATGAGCTCTTGCCAGCGGGGCCTTCCGGCCACTCTGCTGTCAGGCGCTGCGGGGCAAACTCTCTGGCCCGGAGTCAGAGCAGAAGGAGCCCCGCACAGGTGGGGCTCATTGCTAACATGCCCATGAACTGCCAGGTCTCGCCCGCTTACCACGTCTTCCCCAAATCACCTTCCAGGAGAACTGATCAAACAAATAAAGTTCTTTCGAGCTGAGTCCGTCGCAGGAGTGTTTATTCACATTCCTAGGGACACCCGCAGCCTTGTATGCGTGTGCGCGGTCGTGTGTAAAAGTCACGGTCTGTATCTGCTCTGGTTTCCTTCAGTAACAATGACTTGTGCTTCCTTCTGAAGGACTTAGTCTAATTAAGGGATTAAGAGGCAATCGTTTGGATTCAGATAGTTCCTTTTGTTCTACAGCCAGCCATACATTTCTGCCAAGTAGGAATTATATGACTGCATTCCCGAGTGAGAGGGCTTTTGTTGTCATGGCCTCAGTTTTGGTGGGGCAGCTGTTCCTCTCCCAGCGAGCGGTGGCAGCCATATGTACCAAGACTGCCCGTGACCAGGCTGGTCGTGGGGACACTCCTTCATCTGCTCTCTTCCGAGGCCCAAACAGTTCCTGCACCGAGGGCAGACTCTGTCTTGATACAAGCCACTCAGAGTGGGCTCTGCCTTCTGTATACTCTGGAGGTCCTCCTGAGATGTGAAGAAATGAGAAGCAGAGGCCACAAGGTCACAGAGGCAGCGTCTAGGTCAGGTTGGACCTTTAAAGACACCCCTAGTACATGAATACCCAGACGCCATGCAGCCCTCTTCTAACCAGATGTGTTGCCTCACGTCTACACCACCTTCTCTTGCCACATGCGGGCCTGCCCCCTGCCTTCTTCGTGTGCCAGCTGACCTCTCCCCACGTGGGTCTCAGGAGAGAAGGTACAGGTCAGAGTACAGAGTACAGCGCTGGCCCTACTCAGCCTGTGTCCGCCTTTCTGCTTGGTTTGTTTCATCTACTGCTTCTCTAGCCTTACTTTTTGTGTCCTCTCCATGCTCCTCTTTTCTATGCTTGGTTTTAGACGCTGCCTCCCTGTCCTGCTGTGGGCCTGCGCCTTAGAGATGTTGGATTGGCTGTGGGCTGTGGGCGGGAACATAGCCATTGTTCTCCATTTGATTTGTGGATCACTCACTGCTAGTTACAGGAACTAAGATTAACCCACATGCGTGACTCTTTGCCCTTGATTTTAGTTCCCAAGGTTATATGTTATTTAAGAAGCCTGGCCCAGAGTCTTGAAGTTAAGGAAATCCATGATGAGACTTTGAGTTTAGTCTCTTAAAACACTGACCTGTGCTATTTCGAAGACactcagacacagacacacagacacagacacacacacacacacacacacacacacacagacacacacagacacacacgctcCTTATGTACTCAAGAGCCTGGGGTCTTACCATGTCCCTCAGAACTTAGGCTTTCAAGCTAGTAAAACCCCAGAGGTTTGTGGAGTCAATTTTTTACACAGAGGGTACATGCCCAAGTTATCTCTGCTTGTCCCATCTTGCATGAGAGAGAAATCAGCTCCAGAAGGCACTGGAAT from Perognathus longimembris pacificus isolate PPM17 chromosome 21, ASM2315922v1, whole genome shotgun sequence harbors:
- the Pinx1 gene encoding PIN2/TERF1-interacting telomerase inhibitor 1, with protein sequence MSMLAERRRKQKWAVDPRNTAWSNDDSKFGQRMLEKMGWSKGKGLGAQEQGATDHIKVQVKNNHLGLGATNNNEDNWIAHQDDFNQLLAELSTHHGQETADSSEHKEKKSFSLEEKSKISKNRVHYKKFTKGKDLSSRSKTDLDCIFGKRQSKKTAEEDGSAPTPDGSESSTTTTSAFTIQEYFAKRMSQLKNKLQTPAPGPGFSETPVERKKGKKTTEETAGIDTEHDPQPKVKRSKKKRLEEESQGPVAKRKDPGERQPGDPSVEAADCAQHSDDQDAVPKPRKKSAKKKPPEPPEVVVDAVLDDAPGRKKKKKKKASR